One window from the genome of Bacillus tianshenii encodes:
- a CDS encoding betaine/proline/choline family ABC transporter ATP-binding protein, which yields MIRFENVSKKYQDGTLAIQNMNLTIPKGELLTLIGPSGCGKTTTMKMINRLIEPTEGRIFVDEQDISQTNPVELRRNIGYVIQRIGLLPHMTIEDNIALVPKLKKWPKQKYEKRVDELLDLVGLDPHIYKGRYPAELSGGQQQRIGVVRALAAEPPVILMDEPFSALDPISREQLQDELLHLQNTIHKTIVFVTHDMNEALKIADRMALMKDGEIIQLDTPQNIVRHPKDDFVAEFIGDKGNPLQQADLSNMVVKWPAVKENERLSSLQSQFEANDAEALVVVDEQNHPVGIITAEQCQQYQDQIAEKQMKNVKVMHVKSSYQEAATALSTHTNPYLAVVNDDGYYAVLTMKSFVDGIANLHRHKGGA from the coding sequence ATGATTCGATTTGAAAATGTATCCAAAAAATATCAAGACGGCACACTAGCAATCCAAAATATGAACCTAACAATTCCAAAAGGAGAACTTCTCACCTTAATCGGTCCAAGTGGTTGCGGGAAAACGACAACCATGAAAATGATTAACCGTTTAATCGAGCCGACGGAAGGAAGAATATTCGTCGATGAACAAGATATCAGTCAGACAAATCCCGTTGAATTAAGACGGAATATCGGCTATGTCATTCAACGGATTGGCTTGCTTCCGCATATGACCATTGAAGATAACATAGCGCTTGTACCGAAGCTGAAGAAATGGCCTAAACAAAAGTATGAAAAACGCGTTGATGAACTGCTTGACCTTGTTGGCTTAGACCCGCATATCTATAAAGGCCGTTATCCTGCCGAATTAAGCGGAGGCCAACAACAGCGGATTGGGGTTGTTCGGGCTCTTGCTGCAGAACCACCGGTTATATTAATGGATGAGCCATTTAGTGCACTCGATCCGATTAGCAGGGAACAACTTCAGGATGAACTGCTGCACTTACAAAATACGATACATAAGACGATTGTTTTTGTTACACACGATATGAATGAAGCGTTAAAGATTGCCGACCGCATGGCTCTTATGAAAGACGGAGAAATTATTCAATTAGATACACCACAAAACATTGTCCGCCACCCTAAAGATGATTTTGTTGCTGAGTTTATTGGCGACAAAGGAAACCCGCTTCAGCAGGCAGACCTCTCAAATATGGTTGTAAAATGGCCTGCTGTGAAAGAAAATGAACGTCTTTCATCGCTTCAATCACAGTTTGAAGCGAATGATGCAGAAGCATTGGTTGTAGTGGATGAACAAAATCACCCAGTTGGCATTATTACTGCAGAACAATGCCAACAATATCAAGACCAAATTGCCGAAAAGCAGATGAAAAATGTCAAAGTGATGCATGTAAAGAGCTCTTATCAAGAGGCTGCTACTGCTTTATCGACACATACCAATCCTTATCTTGCTGTTGTAAACGATGACGGCTACTATGCCGTATTGACGATGAAAAGCTTCGTAGATGGCATTGCCAATCTTCATCGACACAAGGGGGGAGCATAA
- the plsY gene encoding glycerol-3-phosphate 1-O-acyltransferase PlsY, with protein sequence MFTTVILFILAYLIGSIPSGLIVGKVGYGIDIREHGSGNLGGTNTFRTLGVKAGMIVTIADILKGTLAASLPFWFGSDIHPLLAGITAVIGHMFPIFANFRGGKAVATSGGVLLFYSPILFLILLISFFISLKITKYVSLSSMISGIFGLAYSIYLLDLPLIIVVAVLETFVVYRHRANIKRIINKTEPKIKWM encoded by the coding sequence ATGTTTACAACCGTGATACTTTTTATTTTAGCTTATTTAATCGGTTCGATCCCTTCTGGCTTAATTGTTGGAAAGGTTGGCTATGGGATTGATATCCGTGAACATGGCAGCGGAAATTTAGGAGGAACGAACACATTCCGTACACTCGGTGTAAAAGCCGGGATGATTGTCACGATTGCTGATATTCTAAAAGGGACACTTGCTGCAAGCCTGCCATTCTGGTTTGGGAGCGATATCCATCCACTTCTTGCCGGGATCACGGCCGTTATCGGTCATATGTTTCCGATTTTTGCAAATTTCAGAGGTGGAAAAGCGGTCGCGACATCTGGAGGCGTACTGCTGTTTTACAGCCCTATTTTGTTTCTCATTCTCTTAATCAGCTTCTTTATTTCACTTAAAATAACGAAATATGTGTCCTTATCCTCGATGATTTCGGGAATATTTGGACTTGCTTACAGTATTTATCTTCTTGATCTTCCGCTCATTATTGTAGTGGCGGTTCTTGAAACGTTTGTTGTCTATCGTCATCGTGCTAATATTAAACGGATTATAAACAAGACCGAACCGAAAATAAAATGGATGTAA
- a CDS encoding ABC transporter permease, with the protein MFLETISTRQSDILTGLQEHLILSFIAIVIAILISVPLGIFISRIGKMAELIIGITAIFQTIPSLALFGFLIPVFGIGNTTAVIALTMYALLPILRNTYTGITSVDNSAIEAGRGMGMTNSQILRMIELPLSVPVIMAGVRTSTVLTIGVATLATFVGAGGLGDLIYRGLSTWNNSLVLAGAIPAALLAIGFDIVLKILEKATTPKGLKQE; encoded by the coding sequence ATGTTTTTAGAAACAATCTCAACGAGACAATCAGACATCCTGACAGGTCTTCAAGAGCACCTCATCCTTTCCTTTATAGCTATCGTGATTGCGATTCTTATTTCTGTTCCGCTTGGCATTTTCATTTCAAGAATTGGGAAGATGGCTGAATTGATTATCGGGATTACAGCGATTTTTCAAACCATTCCAAGCTTAGCCCTTTTCGGGTTTTTGATTCCGGTATTTGGTATCGGTAATACGACAGCAGTGATTGCACTCACCATGTATGCATTGCTGCCCATCTTACGAAATACATATACAGGCATCACAAGTGTCGATAATTCAGCGATTGAAGCCGGCAGAGGAATGGGGATGACGAATAGCCAAATCTTGCGGATGATTGAGCTCCCATTATCCGTCCCTGTCATTATGGCAGGCGTTCGAACCTCCACTGTCCTGACAATTGGCGTAGCAACACTGGCAACATTTGTCGGTGCAGGCGGACTGGGTGATTTGATTTACCGCGGGTTAAGCACATGGAATAATTCACTTGTTCTAGCGGGGGCCATTCCAGCCGCATTACTGGCAATTGGCTTTGATATTGTCCTTAAAATCTTAGAAAAAGCAACAACACCAAAAGGTTTAAAACAAGAATAG
- a CDS encoding glycine betaine ABC transporter substrate-binding protein has translation MKKLFILFASLALLLTACGGNDGGESADGKDPIIISGKKWTEQYILPNILAEYIKAKTDYPVQIKEGLGEVSILTPAIQKGDIDMYVEYTGTGLEAVLKEKANPDDTAEDIYNRVKEGYQEEYNIKWLEPLGFENGYALAYPKEKNEEYKAKTFSDLVPHSENMSFGAPHQFYEREDGYDALVEAYGFKFKEEKSFDPNIMYKAVDDGEVGVIPAFTTDGRIVRFDLHTLKDDKNFFPPYYAAPIVRQEVLDEYPKLEEVVNELAGKISEEEMSEMNAKVDMDKENPKDVAVQFLKDKGLID, from the coding sequence TTGAAGAAATTATTCATTTTATTTGCGTCACTCGCATTACTTCTCACAGCTTGCGGAGGAAACGACGGTGGTGAGTCAGCAGATGGGAAAGATCCAATTATTATTTCAGGTAAAAAGTGGACAGAGCAATATATCTTACCAAACATTCTCGCAGAATACATAAAAGCAAAAACAGACTACCCTGTACAAATTAAAGAAGGACTTGGAGAAGTATCGATTTTAACACCAGCTATCCAAAAAGGCGACATTGATATGTATGTTGAATATACAGGTACAGGGCTTGAAGCCGTGTTAAAAGAAAAAGCAAACCCTGATGATACAGCAGAAGACATTTATAACCGTGTAAAAGAAGGGTATCAAGAGGAATACAACATTAAATGGCTTGAGCCGCTTGGATTTGAGAACGGCTATGCACTTGCTTATCCGAAAGAGAAAAACGAAGAATACAAAGCCAAAACATTTTCTGATTTAGTACCGCACTCTGAAAACATGTCATTTGGGGCTCCTCATCAATTTTATGAGCGTGAAGATGGCTATGATGCTCTCGTTGAGGCTTATGGTTTTAAGTTTAAAGAAGAAAAGAGCTTCGACCCTAACATTATGTACAAAGCAGTTGATGATGGTGAAGTTGGCGTCATCCCTGCATTTACAACGGATGGACGCATTGTCCGCTTCGATCTTCATACACTTAAAGACGATAAAAACTTCTTCCCACCGTACTATGCAGCACCGATTGTTCGTCAGGAAGTGTTAGATGAATATCCAAAGCTTGAGGAAGTCGTCAATGAGCTGGCAGGCAAAATTTCTGAAGAAGAAATGTCAGAAATGAATGCGAAAGTAGATATGGATAAGGAAAATCCGAAAGATGTGGCCGTACAATTCTTGAAAGACAAAGGCTTAATTGACTAA
- a CDS encoding glycosyl hydrolase family 18 protein encodes MTIEERQRRKRPPRRNLLYAALLSMFLFTVTIILLLYPFPSKEQVPVFEAEHPILFDKGRYEQEAVLENGDVYVPFTFLQKHIDESITYDPISSSVIATTANKVLQYPNEALEYYLNEKPFPLQAPVVKAKDNEVYVAVKPFEALYGFKTLYKEETGAVIIQQNRETVLPAKVKSEQSKHNRRIRSQPTKTSAYKVELKSGASLTVQSEKENFYYVRTETGAQGYLPKQAVIILEPTEYTFENETEQAPLPKLEWPINMTWEAVYSKNPDPNKIEPMPGVNVISPTWFSLSDESGTVSNIASSAYAKWAKQNNYHLWALFSNDFNPELTHEVLSSFEKRQRVIRQLLEYSRTYQLDGMNVDFENVNLEDGPLVTQFMRELSARMHQSGLVVSMDVTFISGAANWSKFYEREKLANIVDYIVVMAYDEHWGTSPVSGSVASLPWVENNLKRLLEVVPHERVILGVPLYTRLWKEQTTENGNIEVSSEAYSMDGIQQWLKKNQITPSPDQKSGQNYAEYVNQKENVTYKVWMEDPYSLKQRGQLVLDYELAGVASWSRYFANQSAWEALQSSLKQKQPIKANQ; translated from the coding sequence ATGACAATCGAGGAAAGACAACGCAGAAAACGTCCGCCAAGACGGAACCTACTATACGCCGCACTACTTTCAATGTTCCTTTTCACTGTTACTATTATCCTGTTACTCTACCCTTTTCCTTCAAAAGAACAAGTGCCGGTATTTGAAGCCGAACATCCAATTCTTTTTGATAAAGGTCGTTACGAGCAGGAAGCTGTGCTGGAGAATGGAGATGTGTACGTCCCATTTACTTTTTTGCAAAAACATATTGATGAAAGCATCACGTATGATCCAATAAGCAGCTCCGTGATTGCAACCACAGCAAACAAAGTGCTGCAATATCCAAATGAAGCACTCGAATACTATTTAAATGAAAAGCCATTTCCGCTTCAAGCGCCTGTCGTTAAAGCAAAGGACAACGAAGTTTACGTTGCAGTAAAACCGTTTGAAGCATTATATGGTTTTAAGACATTATATAAGGAAGAAACTGGGGCAGTTATCATTCAACAAAACAGAGAAACCGTCTTGCCTGCAAAGGTTAAAAGTGAACAAAGCAAGCATAATCGCCGAATACGGTCACAACCTACCAAAACTTCGGCATATAAAGTGGAATTAAAAAGCGGTGCGTCCCTTACAGTTCAAAGTGAAAAAGAAAATTTCTATTATGTCCGTACCGAAACAGGGGCACAAGGCTATTTACCAAAGCAAGCTGTTATCATATTAGAACCTACTGAGTATACATTTGAAAATGAAACCGAGCAAGCGCCGCTTCCAAAGCTCGAGTGGCCGATTAATATGACATGGGAAGCTGTCTATTCCAAAAATCCAGACCCGAACAAGATTGAACCGATGCCTGGGGTGAACGTCATTTCACCGACTTGGTTTTCCTTAAGTGATGAAAGCGGTACAGTGTCAAATATTGCTTCCAGTGCTTATGCAAAGTGGGCAAAGCAAAATAATTACCATCTTTGGGCGCTGTTTTCAAATGACTTTAACCCTGAATTGACTCATGAAGTGTTATCTTCATTCGAAAAAAGGCAGCGAGTCATTCGTCAGCTTCTGGAATATAGTCGAACCTATCAGCTTGATGGAATGAATGTTGACTTTGAAAATGTGAATCTTGAAGACGGGCCTCTTGTTACACAGTTTATGCGTGAGCTTAGTGCTCGTATGCATCAGTCGGGGCTCGTCGTTTCGATGGATGTTACCTTTATTTCAGGAGCAGCAAATTGGTCAAAGTTTTATGAACGCGAGAAATTAGCAAACATCGTCGACTATATCGTTGTGATGGCCTATGATGAGCACTGGGGCACTTCTCCTGTATCCGGCAGTGTTGCGAGCTTGCCATGGGTTGAAAACAACTTAAAACGACTGCTTGAAGTTGTTCCGCATGAACGTGTGATCTTAGGTGTCCCGCTGTATACAAGGTTATGGAAAGAACAAACGACGGAAAATGGGAATATCGAGGTCTCCTCGGAGGCATACAGCATGGACGGTATCCAACAATGGTTAAAAAAGAATCAAATTACGCCGTCACCCGACCAAAAAAGCGGCCAAAACTATGCGGAATATGTAAATCAGAAAGAAAATGTGACCTATAAAGTTTGGATGGAAGATCCATATTCATTGAAACAACGCGGTCAGCTTGTACTTGATTACGAGCTAGCCGGTGTTGCGAGCTGGAGCCGCTACTTTGCCAATCAATCCGCATGGGAGGCTTTGCAAAGCTCATTGAAACAAAAGCAGCCGATTAAAGCAAATCAATAA
- a CDS encoding CoA-binding protein produces MAIENPTRDEIGKILKEKKRIAVIGLSDNPDRTSYMVSKAMLDNGYEIIPVNPNAEKVLGIQAVNSLKEIDVHIDIVNVFRRSEFLPEIAKEAVEVGADVFWAQLGVENEEAYNYLKENGMTVVMDRCIKVEHAMTK; encoded by the coding sequence ATGGCAATTGAAAATCCAACAAGAGATGAGATCGGAAAAATATTAAAAGAGAAAAAGCGCATCGCGGTTATTGGTCTATCAGACAACCCAGACAGAACATCTTATATGGTTTCAAAAGCGATGCTTGATAATGGATATGAAATTATTCCAGTTAATCCGAACGCGGAAAAGGTATTAGGTATTCAAGCCGTGAATTCATTAAAGGAGATTGATGTTCACATTGATATCGTCAACGTCTTTCGCCGCAGTGAGTTCTTACCTGAAATCGCGAAAGAAGCCGTTGAAGTCGGCGCTGATGTCTTCTGGGCACAGCTTGGTGTTGAAAATGAAGAAGCGTACAATTATTTAAAAGAAAACGGCATGACCGTCGTTATGGATCGCTGCATTAAAGTTGAACATGCAATGACGAAATAA
- the thiT gene encoding energy-coupled thiamine transporter ThiT, whose amino-acid sequence MIKKRPLVFFIEIAILSAAAFVLELFSFRLWPQGGSITLSMIPVFLIAFRWGVVGGLLSGFILGLLNLMNGAFIATPVQAFLDYIAAFTLLGTAGIFAKQVGQKLKEDKKKTAAVYVSLGVFIASFLRFMCHYTAGVVFFGEYAPEGTPVWLYSLLYNGTFMLPIFIIGAVVINGLLLTSPQLFKRTKTTQSLQY is encoded by the coding sequence ATGATAAAAAAACGTCCACTCGTCTTTTTTATTGAAATTGCCATTCTATCAGCAGCAGCTTTTGTGCTTGAGCTGTTCTCGTTTCGATTATGGCCGCAAGGAGGAAGCATCACCCTCTCTATGATTCCTGTTTTCTTAATTGCGTTCCGCTGGGGAGTTGTCGGCGGACTGCTGTCAGGTTTTATTCTCGGACTATTAAATCTTATGAATGGTGCTTTCATCGCAACACCTGTTCAAGCATTCTTAGATTATATTGCTGCATTTACACTGCTTGGAACAGCGGGCATCTTTGCAAAACAGGTTGGCCAAAAGCTGAAAGAAGATAAAAAGAAAACAGCAGCCGTTTACGTTTCGCTCGGTGTTTTCATCGCAAGCTTCTTAAGGTTTATGTGTCACTATACAGCGGGTGTTGTGTTCTTTGGTGAATATGCCCCTGAAGGAACACCTGTATGGTTATATTCTCTTCTTTATAACGGAACATTTATGCTTCCAATCTTTATTATTGGAGCAGTTGTTATAAATGGATTACTGCTTACATCACCACAGTTATTTAAACGAACAAAAACAACACAAAGTCTCCAATACTAA
- a CDS encoding ATP-dependent acyl-CoA ligase, producing MMKRVENIPQLLRENAKDIPSELFLQFEDLTYTFKEMDDYANQAANAFKSLGVQKGQHVAFMMKNSPDYLALWFGLAKLGAVMVPINTNIKGEGLAYILQHSDSELLIMDEEFEEEHVRLKTEHALAVRTSSIGEMMQKVAGESKQFEDISASIDKSHPMAIIYTSGTTGLPKGVVIPHYSYVHTGWLFQERMMNLTKEDKLYTCLPLFHANAQQFSVMGALVAGIPLALSRKFSASRFWKDIQRYEPTVFNYIGSMMTILMKNEPTEHEANNSVKKVFGAACPKEIWEQFEKRFDLTIVEGYGLTETGAIALCNPLDAIRVGSIGTPMDHVEVKVVGEGGKQLPPNENGEIVVKETIGHTMFQEYYKMPEKTAETVQAGWFHTGDRGCVDNDGYFYFKDRIKDCIRYRGENISSFEIERAVNKHPFITESAAVGVPSDLGEEDVKVFLVLQDGKELDYESFIRFCETEMAYYMVPRYVEIISELPKTATQRTQKFQLRKQGNDNAWDRVKENITLNR from the coding sequence ATGATGAAACGAGTAGAAAATATTCCTCAACTGTTAAGGGAAAATGCGAAAGACATACCCTCTGAGTTGTTTTTACAGTTTGAAGATCTAACCTATACGTTTAAAGAAATGGACGATTATGCAAATCAAGCTGCAAACGCGTTTAAAAGCCTCGGTGTTCAAAAAGGACAGCATGTGGCGTTTATGATGAAAAACAGTCCTGATTATTTAGCATTATGGTTTGGTTTAGCAAAGCTTGGCGCCGTGATGGTTCCGATTAATACAAATATTAAAGGAGAAGGGCTTGCTTATATCCTGCAGCATTCGGATTCTGAATTGTTAATAATGGATGAAGAATTTGAAGAAGAGCACGTTCGATTGAAAACAGAGCATGCTCTTGCAGTACGTACATCTTCAATAGGAGAGATGATGCAAAAAGTGGCCGGTGAAAGCAAACAGTTTGAAGATATTAGCGCATCAATTGATAAAAGTCACCCAATGGCGATTATTTATACATCTGGTACAACAGGACTGCCGAAGGGCGTTGTCATTCCGCACTATTCCTATGTTCATACAGGCTGGCTTTTTCAAGAACGAATGATGAATCTGACGAAGGAAGATAAGCTGTATACGTGCTTACCGCTATTTCATGCGAATGCCCAGCAATTCTCTGTCATGGGGGCGCTTGTTGCCGGAATTCCGCTTGCATTGTCGCGAAAGTTTAGTGCCAGTCGTTTTTGGAAGGATATTCAGCGCTATGAGCCGACTGTTTTTAACTATATTGGTTCGATGATGACGATTTTAATGAAAAACGAACCAACTGAGCATGAAGCCAATAACTCAGTCAAAAAAGTGTTCGGTGCAGCCTGCCCGAAAGAAATTTGGGAACAGTTCGAGAAGCGTTTTGATTTAACGATTGTCGAAGGCTATGGCTTAACTGAAACAGGAGCAATTGCACTCTGTAATCCACTTGATGCGATTCGAGTCGGTTCAATCGGAACACCAATGGACCATGTTGAGGTAAAGGTAGTAGGAGAAGGCGGAAAGCAGTTACCGCCAAATGAAAATGGAGAAATAGTTGTTAAGGAAACAATCGGGCACACGATGTTCCAAGAATATTACAAAATGCCTGAAAAGACGGCAGAGACCGTTCAAGCCGGCTGGTTTCATACAGGTGACCGCGGTTGCGTAGATAACGATGGCTATTTTTACTTTAAAGACCGCATAAAAGACTGCATCCGCTACCGCGGTGAAAATATTTCATCCTTCGAAATTGAGCGCGCTGTCAATAAACACCCCTTTATTACAGAATCAGCGGCAGTCGGCGTCCCATCAGACTTAGGAGAAGAGGATGTGAAAGTCTTTCTCGTACTGCAGGATGGGAAAGAGCTGGATTATGAATCATTTATTCGTTTCTGTGAGACGGAAATGGCCTATTATATGGTGCCAAGATATGTTGAAATCATCTCAGAACTTCCGAAAACCGCAACACAGCGCACGCAAAAGTTCCAATTACGTAAGCAAGGAAATGATAACGCATGGGACCGAGTAAAAGAAAATATTACATTAAACCGCTAG
- a CDS encoding IscS subfamily cysteine desulfurase has translation MRYFDYAATTPMSERALTAYQEAARNYYGNTSSLHDIGSSAQEILEKCRAVLASFLQAEAEGVYFTSGGSEANALVIQSVVYARKQQGRHLITTEVEHASVRNVFRMLEREGFDVTYVKPDFEGKIQVEDIKEALQDDTIFASIQHVNSEIGTIQDLQAIGSILRENNVFFHSDCVQSFGKLPIDVKEMNVDAVSLSGHKIYGPKGVGACYINPAHKWVSLIPGTTHEKGFKPGTVDVPGIASFVTASEEIVEEMEEEARRMNRLRERFLTFLKEAVSEVVVEGSYEHQLPHICGLRIHGIEGQYVMLECNKRGAAVSTGSACSIGKTTPSQTMTATGKSKQEAKELFRISFGRQTTDADVDFLVSALLGTIRQYTA, from the coding sequence ATGAGATACTTTGATTACGCAGCAACAACGCCGATGAGTGAACGTGCTTTGACCGCTTACCAGGAAGCGGCACGAAACTATTACGGAAATACGAGTAGCCTGCATGATATCGGTTCTTCAGCTCAGGAGATCCTTGAAAAATGCCGAGCAGTCCTTGCCTCTTTTTTGCAGGCAGAAGCCGAAGGGGTTTATTTTACAAGCGGAGGTTCTGAAGCAAATGCGCTTGTCATTCAGTCTGTCGTGTATGCGAGAAAACAACAGGGGCGGCACTTGATTACGACCGAAGTTGAACACGCATCTGTTCGAAATGTATTTCGTATGTTAGAACGTGAAGGGTTTGATGTCACTTATGTAAAACCTGACTTCGAAGGGAAAATTCAGGTTGAGGATATAAAAGAAGCGCTTCAAGATGATACGATTTTTGCATCCATTCAGCATGTAAACTCAGAAATAGGTACTATTCAAGATTTACAAGCAATTGGGAGTATTCTTCGGGAGAACAACGTCTTTTTCCATAGTGATTGTGTTCAGTCATTTGGAAAGCTTCCAATCGATGTTAAGGAGATGAACGTCGATGCTGTTTCATTATCAGGTCATAAAATATACGGGCCTAAAGGGGTAGGGGCCTGCTATATTAACCCTGCTCATAAGTGGGTTTCCCTTATACCTGGTACGACACATGAAAAAGGCTTTAAGCCTGGAACAGTAGATGTCCCCGGCATCGCTTCCTTCGTTACTGCATCAGAGGAGATAGTCGAAGAGATGGAAGAAGAAGCAAGACGCATGAATCGGTTACGCGAACGATTTCTTACTTTTCTTAAAGAAGCAGTTTCAGAGGTGGTGGTGGAAGGCAGTTATGAACATCAGCTTCCACACATTTGCGGCTTACGAATACACGGAATAGAAGGACAATACGTGATGCTTGAATGCAACAAACGAGGGGCTGCGGTTTCTACAGGTTCAGCGTGCAGCATCGGCAAAACGACACCGTCGCAAACCATGACCGCTACAGGAAAAAGCAAACAAGAAGCAAAGGAATTGTTCCGCATTTCATTTGGCAGACAAACAACAGACGCTGATGTTGACTTTCTCGTAAGTGCCTTGTTAGGTACAATCCGCCAATATACCGCATAA
- a CDS encoding tyrosine-type recombinase/integrase, translating to MTINPVETVERPKVKRRDPIYLTRPELEQFLEVVTSQVQLTKRGQKYHKVLQARDAAIILLMGLTGMRISEVCAITVQDISWSEKEVTVLGKGNKYRTIPFNDKIQQTLENYLNSLPHENRPTALEDALFIGYDFRTQTYTKNISISTVQKMLSRHIERAKQQCPFLQHKKITPHKLRHSFATELARQGVDILTIQSLLGHESVATTQIYAHVQKESKRKAVSLL from the coding sequence GTGACGATCAATCCTGTTGAAACCGTTGAACGGCCAAAGGTAAAGCGACGAGACCCGATCTATTTAACACGTCCAGAGCTTGAGCAGTTCTTAGAAGTTGTCACATCTCAAGTGCAATTGACAAAACGAGGACAAAAATATCACAAGGTGCTTCAAGCACGAGATGCGGCGATTATTTTATTAATGGGGCTGACAGGAATGCGGATATCTGAAGTGTGTGCGATAACGGTGCAGGATATTTCGTGGTCTGAGAAAGAAGTTACAGTATTAGGGAAAGGGAATAAATATCGAACGATCCCTTTTAATGATAAAATTCAGCAAACATTAGAAAATTACTTAAACAGCTTACCTCATGAAAACAGGCCGACTGCACTTGAAGACGCTTTGTTTATCGGCTATGATTTTCGTACACAAACCTATACGAAAAATATTTCAATTAGTACCGTTCAAAAAATGCTCAGCCGCCATATTGAACGGGCGAAACAACAATGCCCTTTCTTGCAGCATAAAAAAATAACGCCACATAAGCTTCGCCACAGCTTTGCAACTGAACTGGCGAGGCAAGGCGTTGATATTCTTACAATTCAAAGCTTGCTCGGTCATGAATCGGTGGCGACAACCCAAATCTATGCCCATGTTCAGAAAGAATCAAAACGAAAAGCGGTTTCCCTCCTTTAA
- a CDS encoding SDR family NAD(P)-dependent oxidoreductase, translating to MINLQGQTAIVTGGANGIGKAIANRLTEAGAVVISFDVHADSTDPLQKKVNVANEEEIEQAVKEVKEEHENIHILVNNAGIFRDKRLIQMSGEEWDQVLNVNLKGSFSMMKHVAPHMLENEYGRIINISSVSHLGNFGQANYSASKAGIVSMSNTAALELAPSINVNAVAPGPIDTPLFQSMDDKGKQKLTKKVPLGKVGQPENIADAVLFFASDLASYVTGTLLPVDGGLTSGLNLR from the coding sequence ATGATTAACCTTCAAGGACAAACAGCAATTGTTACAGGAGGGGCGAACGGTATCGGAAAAGCAATTGCAAATCGGCTGACAGAGGCAGGAGCCGTCGTTATTTCATTTGATGTTCATGCAGACAGCACTGACCCGCTCCAAAAGAAAGTAAATGTCGCGAATGAAGAAGAAATCGAACAAGCTGTGAAAGAAGTAAAAGAAGAGCACGAAAATATTCATATATTAGTGAACAATGCAGGGATTTTTCGTGATAAGCGATTGATTCAGATGAGCGGGGAAGAGTGGGACCAAGTATTGAATGTGAACTTAAAAGGTTCTTTCTCCATGATGAAGCATGTAGCACCCCATATGCTAGAGAACGAGTATGGAAGAATCATTAATATCTCATCTGTCTCCCATCTCGGGAATTTCGGTCAAGCGAATTATTCTGCATCAAAAGCCGGAATTGTCAGCATGTCGAATACGGCAGCACTTGAATTAGCACCATCTATTAATGTAAATGCAGTGGCACCAGGTCCGATTGACACACCATTATTTCAATCAATGGATGATAAGGGAAAGCAAAAGCTAACGAAAAAGGTACCGCTCGGCAAGGTCGGTCAGCCTGAAAATATCGCAGATGCTGTTCTTTTCTTTGCCTCCGATCTCGCGTCCTACGTTACAGGAACTTTGCTTCCTGTTGATGGCGGATTAACAAGTGGATTAAATTTACGATAA